In Caloramator sp. E03, the sequence AACCTGTTAAAATTTCTGAACCCAAACGCATTTCTTTTAATAACTTTAATCTTGTTGTTAAAACCTTCAACACATCCATTCGTATAAGGAACATCAAAGGAATTAACTATTTCCTTAAACCACCTGCTTAAAGTTTCTGCACATGAAATATATTCTTTTATACCGCTTTTTCTTGCTATCTCAATCCATTCCTTTAGTAATATTTTTGCTTCAGAAGCAGACCTTGCATCTGAAATTTTGTAAAAGGATTCCTTAAGGTAATGGGCATGTCTTAATTCATCATTGTATAAAAGCATAATTTCAAGTTGTCTCTTAGAGTCTTCATCTAAGGAATCTTTTCTAGCAAGAATGAGTTTTCGACTTTTTTTGTAATATCGCCTTAGTTTCTTATCCATATTCTTTTGAATGCGCTTTCTAACGTTTTCTATAGCCCAGGTGTTGTAGCGCATAAAGTGGAACTTATCTATGATGATAGTTGCATTTTTAAAGTATGTTTTAGCAATGTCAGCATATTGACTCCACATATCAATAACTACATATTTTACCTTATCCCTGTTTTTAAAATTTCTAAAGTAATCCGAAAGGATATGAAATCGTCTATCTTTAATAATATCAATTACTTTATGATTAACAGGATCAACTAATATACAGTGATATTTTGAGCCACCAGAATTACCTTTAAATTCATCAATAGATATAACTTCAGGCAAAGAATACGCAGTATAACTAACAGTATCAAAAATGCGTTTTACAGTATGGGTGGAAACATTGGCTTTTAAGGAAACATGCTTCATGCTATTAACATTAGATAGTTCGTTAATTATGAAGAAAGATAAGCGGTTTGTCATTCTATGATAGCGTGGAAGAAAATCTAGCTTTTCATAAAAGCGCTTACCGCATTCTGAGCATACTAATCTCCTTTTTCTAAGAATGATAAAAGTTTTTTTAAACTGAATGGGTACATCTTTAATTCTTTGTTTTCTGTAATCATGAACTTTAGATGTAGTATAGCCACAAACTGGACAAACATGTGGTTTCTTTTTAGTTTCAACAAATATCTCAATAAAATCATCTTTATTAACAACGTTTTTTACAAAAACATCTTTTAAGTTTAGTAAATTGTTGATAAAATTATACTTAAGCACTTTATTGGATGCCTCCTTTCTAAAATTTTGTTTTGGTTAATTTTATTTTAGCAAAGTTGGCATCTGAATAAAGTGCTTTTTTCTATTTAAATAAAAATGTTGAGGTTTACCACCCCAACATTTATTATAGAACCTTTATTTTAAAAATAAAAAAGGGGGGTGTAGCTGGAGCCGGAAACCGGTGTCCAGGGGAAAATTGAGCAAAGTTTTAATGATTTCGCCTGACAAATGCATAAGCTGCAGAACATGTGAGATTATATGCTCTTTTACAAAGGATAATGAAATTAACCCAAAGAACTCTGCAGTATCAGTGCTTACTTATGAGGAGGCTTTAATATCAGTTCCAATTATGTGTATGCACTGCGAAGATGCGGCCTGTGAAAAGGTTTGCCCTGTTGGAGCAATAAAGAGAGTTGATAATGCTGTAGTTGTAGATCATGAAAAGTGTATAGGCTGCAAGATGTGCATAAGTGCGTGTCCTCTTGGGAACATAACCTTTAACTCAAAGCAAAAGAAGATTGTAAAATGTGATCTTTGTGGTGGCGATCCTCAGTGTGCTAAATTCTGCCCATCAGGTGCTATTGAGTATAAAGAGGCAACTCCTAATAATCTAAACAGGAAGAAAATTATTGCTGAGAAGTTTAAGGAGTTGTTTGAGGAGGTGGAGAAATAATGTTCGGTTGGACTGGTAAGATTTTAAGAGTTAATCTTACAGAAGGAACTATTAAAGTTGAACCTCTAAATATAGATGATGCTAAAAAATATATTGGAGCAAGAGGACTTGGAACAAAGATATTTATGGATGAAGTTGATCCTAATGTTGAGCCTTTCAGCCCTGAAAATAAACTTATATTTATGACAGGCCCCTTAACAGGTACCTTTGCAAGTTCAGCTGGAAGGTATGAAGTTATAACAAAGGCACCCCTTACAGGAACAATAGGAGCTTCAAACTCAGGTGGACATTTTGGTCCAGAGCTTAAATTTGCAGGATATGATGGAATTATTTTTGAAGGAAAATCAGAAAAACCTGTTTATCTATATATAAATGATGATAAGGTAGAATTAAGAAGTGCTGAGCACCTTTGGGGAAAGACTGTTTATGAAACAACTGATATTCTCTTGAAGGAAAACGGAGAAGACTTTAGAGTATCATGTATTGGTCCTGCAGGAGAAAAGCTTGTATTATTTGCAGGAGTTATAAATGACAAGCATAGAGCAGCAGGAAGGTCAGGGCTTGGGGCTGTTATGGGGTCTAAAAATCTAAAGGCTGTTGCTGTTAGAGGATCTAATTC encodes:
- a CDS encoding ISL3 family transposase, producing MLKYNFINNLLNLKDVFVKNVVNKDDFIEIFVETKKKPHVCPVCGYTTSKVHDYRKQRIKDVPIQFKKTFIILRKRRLVCSECGKRFYEKLDFLPRYHRMTNRLSFFIINELSNVNSMKHVSLKANVSTHTVKRIFDTVSYTAYSLPEVISIDEFKGNSGGSKYHCILVDPVNHKVIDIIKDRRFHILSDYFRNFKNRDKVKYVVIDMWSQYADIAKTYFKNATIIIDKFHFMRYNTWAIENVRKRIQKNMDKKLRRYYKKSRKLILARKDSLDEDSKRQLEIMLLYNDELRHAHYLKESFYKISDARSASEAKILLKEWIEIARKSGIKEYISCAETLSRWFKEIVNSFDVPYTNGCVEGFNNKIKVIKRNAFGFRNFNRFRNRILHCCK
- a CDS encoding 4Fe-4S dicluster domain-containing protein, with product MSKVLMISPDKCISCRTCEIICSFTKDNEINPKNSAVSVLTYEEALISVPIMCMHCEDAACEKVCPVGAIKRVDNAVVVDHEKCIGCKMCISACPLGNITFNSKQKKIVKCDLCGGDPQCAKFCPSGAIEYKEATPNNLNRKKIIAEKFKELFEEVEK